A genomic segment from Janthinobacterium sp. 64 encodes:
- a CDS encoding putative signal transducing protein, which produces MHDDYVLIARLMIPTDAHVIRGCLAAAGIDVLLTDDQHMQADMLLAAAIGGARVMVREHDVARANEILAAFERGDLALADDADVGAPVAD; this is translated from the coding sequence ATGCACGACGACTACGTTTTAATAGCCCGGCTGATGATCCCCACGGATGCGCACGTCATCCGCGGCTGCCTGGCAGCGGCCGGCATCGACGTGCTGCTGACGGACGACCAGCACATGCAGGCCGACATGCTGCTGGCAGCCGCCATCGGCGGCGCCCGCGTCATGGTGCGTGAACACGATGTGGCGCGCGCCAATGAAATCCTGGCCGCCTTCGAGCGGGGCGATCTGGCGCTGGCGGACGATGCCGATGTGGGCGCGCCCGTCGCCGATTGA
- a CDS encoding thymidine kinase, whose translation MAKLYFRYSAMNAGKSTALLQVAHNYEEQGQQVRLYTAAIDSRYGVGRVTSRLGPQRQVDIFHADTNFLDDIPQVACLLVDEAQFLSTAQVQQLHQLAQVKGVPVICYGLRTDFKGEPFPGSAYLLALADDIEELKNICTCGKKATMNIRVDEQGRRIKEGEQISIGGNESYRQACGRCFYA comes from the coding sequence GTGGCAAAACTTTATTTCCGGTATTCCGCGATGAACGCGGGCAAGTCGACGGCCTTGTTGCAGGTCGCGCACAATTATGAAGAGCAGGGCCAGCAGGTGCGCCTGTACACGGCCGCCATCGACAGCCGCTACGGCGTGGGCCGGGTCACCTCGCGCCTGGGCCCGCAGCGCCAGGTCGACATCTTCCACGCCGACACGAATTTCCTCGACGATATTCCCCAGGTGGCCTGTTTGCTGGTGGACGAGGCGCAATTTCTCAGCACGGCCCAGGTGCAGCAACTGCATCAGCTGGCGCAAGTGAAGGGCGTGCCCGTCATCTGCTACGGCTTGCGCACGGATTTCAAGGGCGAACCGTTCCCCGGCTCGGCCTATCTGCTGGCGCTGGCCGACGATATCGAGGAGTTGAAGAATATTTGTACCTGCGGCAAGAAGGCCACGATGAACATCCGCGTGGATGAGCAGGGCCGCCGCATCAAGGAAGGCGAGCAGATCAGCATAGGCGGCAACGAGAGTTACCGCCAGGCGTGCGGGCGCTGTTTCTACGCGTAA
- a CDS encoding pyridoxal-phosphate dependent enzyme: protein MNDRMPSPSQPPALYKLIGNTPLIEVTRLDTGLCQLFLKLESQNPGGSIKDRIGLSIIEAAEADGSLQPGGTIVEATAGNTGIGLALVGRIKGYRVILVVPDKMSTEKVLHLKALGAEVHTTRSDVGKGHPEYYQDYAARLARELPGAFFADQFNNPANPLAHETTTAPEIWEQSGHDVDAIVVGVGSSGTLTGLTRYFRKAQPKLEFVLADPQGSILTEYIDTGKVSDTSGSWAVEGIGEDFIPSIADMDSVTKAYTITDQESFDSARALLRAEGILGGSSTGTLLAAALKYCREQTTPKRVVTFVCDTGTRYLSKVYNDGWMRDQGLLQRAVSGDLRDLIGRRYDEGDVVSVAPSDTLLTAFNRMRASDLAQLPVIDGGQLVGILDESDLLLHVSSDAAHFAGLVGATMTTQLETLAPSSGLPALRATLDRGLTAVVADDTAFYGLITRFDLLNHLRRTLS, encoded by the coding sequence ATGAATGATCGAATGCCATCCCCATCCCAGCCGCCAGCGCTATACAAGCTGATCGGCAATACCCCGCTGATCGAAGTGACCAGGCTCGACACGGGCCTGTGCCAGCTGTTCCTGAAACTGGAATCGCAAAACCCCGGCGGTTCCATCAAGGACCGCATCGGCCTGTCCATCATCGAAGCGGCCGAAGCCGACGGCAGTTTGCAGCCGGGCGGCACCATCGTCGAGGCGACGGCCGGCAATACCGGCATCGGCCTGGCCCTGGTGGGCCGCATCAAGGGCTACCGCGTGATCCTCGTCGTACCCGACAAGATGTCGACGGAAAAAGTGCTGCACCTGAAAGCCCTGGGCGCGGAAGTGCACACCACGCGCTCGGACGTGGGCAAGGGCCATCCCGAGTACTACCAGGATTACGCGGCGCGCCTGGCGCGCGAACTGCCGGGCGCCTTCTTTGCCGACCAGTTCAACAATCCCGCCAATCCGCTGGCCCACGAAACGACGACGGCGCCCGAAATCTGGGAGCAAAGCGGGCATGACGTGGACGCCATCGTCGTCGGCGTCGGTTCGTCCGGCACCCTGACGGGCCTGACCCGCTACTTCCGCAAGGCACAGCCGAAGCTGGAATTCGTGCTGGCCGACCCGCAAGGCTCCATCCTCACCGAATACATCGACACGGGCAAGGTGTCGGACACCAGCGGCTCGTGGGCCGTCGAAGGCATCGGCGAAGATTTTATTCCCTCTATCGCCGACATGGACAGCGTCACGAAGGCCTACACCATCACGGACCAGGAAAGTTTTGACTCCGCGCGCGCCCTCTTGCGCGCCGAAGGCATTTTAGGCGGTTCGTCGACGGGCACCCTGCTGGCGGCCGCCCTCAAATACTGCCGCGAGCAGACGACTCCGAAGCGCGTCGTCACGTTTGTCTGCGACACGGGGACGCGCTATTTATCCAAAGTCTACAACGACGGCTGGATGCGCGACCAGGGCCTGTTGCAGCGGGCCGTGTCGGGCGACTTGCGCGACCTGATCGGGCGCCGCTACGACGAGGGCGACGTCGTCAGCGTGGCACCGAGCGACACCCTGCTCACGGCCTTCAACCGCATGCGCGCCAGCGACCTGGCGCAACTGCCCGTCATCGACGGCGGCCAGCTGGTCGGCATCCTCGACGAGTCGGACTTGCTGCTGCACGTATCAAGCGACGCCGCGCATTTCGCCGGTCTGGTGGGCGCCACGATGACGACGCAACTGGAAACCCTGGCGCCATCGAGCGGCCTGCCCGCCCTGCGCGCCACCCTGGACCGGGGCTTGACGGCCGTCGTCGCCGACGATACCGCCTTTTATGGCCTGATCACCCGCTTCGACCTTCTCAACCACTTACGCAGGACACTATCTTGA
- a CDS encoding trans-sulfuration enzyme family protein translates to MSQETTRKSHLATRVIHAGQSPDPSTGAIMPPIYATSTFVQDSPGVHKGLDYGRSHNPTRWALERCVADLEGGSAAFAFASGLAAISSVLELLDAGSHIVAGDDMYGGTYRLFERVRRRSAGHAFTYVDLTNPENLLAALRPETKMVWVETPTNPMLKLADLRAIADICRARGIIAVADNTFASPLVQRPLEHGFDIVVHSTTKYLNGHSDIIGGIAIVGAEARQAEWREQLGFLQNSVGAIAGPFDSFLALRGVKTLAIRMQRHCASALALAQWLEQQKEVKKVFYPGLASHPQHALAQRQMDGFGGIISIDLDTDLAGARRFLERCEVFALAESLGGVESLIEHPALMTHASIPPEQRAKLGIGDGLIRLSVGIEDIEDLRHDLRTALDAI, encoded by the coding sequence TTGAGCCAGGAAACCACCCGCAAGAGCCATCTCGCCACGCGCGTCATCCACGCCGGCCAGTCGCCCGACCCGTCGACGGGCGCCATCATGCCGCCCATCTACGCCACCTCCACCTTCGTGCAGGACAGCCCCGGCGTGCACAAGGGCCTCGACTATGGCCGCTCGCACAATCCCACGCGCTGGGCGCTTGAGCGCTGCGTGGCCGACCTGGAAGGCGGCAGCGCGGCGTTCGCCTTCGCCTCTGGCCTGGCCGCTATTTCGTCCGTGCTGGAATTGCTCGATGCCGGCAGCCATATCGTCGCCGGCGACGACATGTATGGCGGCACCTACCGTTTATTCGAGCGCGTGCGCCGCCGCTCGGCCGGGCACGCATTCACGTATGTGGATCTGACCAATCCCGAGAACCTGCTGGCCGCGCTGCGCCCGGAAACGAAGATGGTGTGGGTGGAAACGCCCACGAATCCCATGTTGAAACTGGCCGATTTGCGGGCCATTGCCGACATCTGCCGCGCACGGGGCATCATCGCCGTGGCCGACAACACGTTTGCCAGCCCGCTGGTGCAGCGCCCACTCGAACATGGTTTCGACATCGTCGTGCACTCGACCACCAAGTATCTGAACGGCCACTCGGACATCATCGGCGGCATCGCCATCGTCGGCGCGGAAGCACGCCAGGCCGAATGGCGCGAGCAGCTGGGCTTTTTGCAAAACTCGGTGGGCGCGATTGCCGGGCCGTTCGACAGCTTTTTGGCCTTGCGCGGCGTGAAAACCCTGGCCATCCGCATGCAGCGCCATTGCGCAAGCGCGCTGGCGCTGGCGCAGTGGCTGGAACAGCAAAAGGAAGTGAAAAAAGTCTTCTATCCGGGCCTGGCATCGCACCCGCAGCACGCGCTGGCGCAGCGCCAGATGGATGGTTTCGGCGGCATCATCTCGATCGACCTCGACACGGACCTGGCCGGCGCGCGCCGCTTCCTGGAGCGCTGCGAAGTGTTCGCCCTGGCCGAAAGCTTGGGCGGCGTGGAAAGCCTGATCGAGCACCCGGCCCTGATGACGCATGCCAGCATCCCGCCCGAACAGCGGGCCAAGCTGGGCATCGGCGACGGCTTGATCCGGCTGTCCGTGGGCATCGAGGACATCGAAGACCTGCGGCATGACTTGCGCACGGCGCTTGATGCGATCTGA
- a CDS encoding penicillin acylase family protein, giving the protein MLARRTLFAAIACGAVAVPPVLAAPAASVTDMARWQAQAANVSIARDTWGIPHVTGKSDADAVFGLMYAQAEDDFPRVELNYINAMGRLAEVEGERELYRDLRMKLFIDPLALQAQYRASPAWLRKLMDAFADGLNFYLATHPQVKPRLIAHFEPWMALSFSEGSIGGDIESINLAQLEAFYGQQTAPVALASVETGLEPEPSGSNGFAIAPAITKNGHALLMINPHTSFYFRPEVQMTSGEGLNAYGAVTWGQFFVYQGFNERLGWMHTSGGGDVIDEYLESIVDKDGAWFYRYDGGLRPLKTVAMTLPYKLANGAMGSKTITVYYSHHGPVVRAQDGKWVAVRLMHEPLKALTQSYTRTKARDYAAFYKTMELRTNSSNNTVYADADGNIAYFHGNFIPVRDPRFNWKQPVDGSDAATEWQGLHTVAQTITLFNPKNGWIQNTNNWPYSAAGACSPRQGDYPAYMSVYGENARGLHAVKVFQNKTGFTLDSLIAASYDSELTAFEALLPPLFSAYDALPENSAQKLALADKIALLRAWDLRYALTSTATSLAVFWGQELAELTGKQARELGVPVVDFMATDKVSADQRLAALATAADKLQRDFGHWQTPWGEINRFQRLTGDVVQPFDDARPSLPVPYASGNWGALAAYGQSSKSTTRRIYGERGNSFVAAVEFGSRIKAKSILAGGQSGDPTSPHFKDQAAMYARGEFKEVLFYPEDVAKHLERRYRPGE; this is encoded by the coding sequence CAACGTCAGCATCGCGCGCGACACGTGGGGCATCCCCCATGTGACGGGCAAGAGCGATGCCGATGCCGTCTTTGGCTTGATGTATGCGCAGGCCGAGGACGATTTCCCGCGCGTGGAACTCAATTACATCAACGCCATGGGGCGCCTGGCGGAAGTGGAGGGCGAACGGGAGCTGTACCGCGATCTGCGCATGAAGCTCTTCATCGACCCGCTTGCGCTGCAGGCGCAGTACCGCGCCAGCCCGGCGTGGCTGCGCAAATTGATGGATGCCTTTGCCGATGGCCTCAATTTTTACCTGGCCACGCACCCGCAGGTCAAACCCAGGCTGATCGCGCATTTCGAGCCGTGGATGGCCTTGAGTTTCAGCGAGGGCAGCATCGGCGGCGATATCGAATCGATCAACCTGGCGCAGCTCGAAGCGTTTTATGGCCAGCAAACGGCACCTGTAGCGCTGGCCAGCGTGGAGACTGGACTGGAACCTGAACCGAGCGGCTCGAACGGCTTCGCCATCGCGCCCGCCATCACGAAAAACGGCCATGCGCTCTTGATGATCAATCCGCACACGTCCTTTTACTTCCGTCCCGAAGTACAGATGACCAGCGGCGAAGGCTTGAACGCGTATGGCGCCGTCACCTGGGGCCAGTTCTTCGTCTACCAGGGTTTCAACGAGCGCCTCGGCTGGATGCATACGTCGGGCGGCGGCGACGTCATCGACGAATACCTGGAAAGCATCGTCGACAAGGACGGCGCCTGGTTCTACCGCTATGACGGCGGCCTGCGCCCCTTGAAGACCGTGGCGATGACCTTGCCATATAAACTGGCGAACGGCGCCATGGGATCGAAAACCATCACCGTCTATTACAGCCATCACGGCCCCGTCGTGCGCGCGCAGGACGGTAAATGGGTGGCCGTGCGCCTGATGCATGAACCGTTGAAGGCGCTCACGCAGTCGTACACGCGCACCAAGGCGCGCGATTACGCGGCGTTTTACAAGACCATGGAACTGCGCACGAATTCGTCGAACAACACGGTATATGCAGATGCGGACGGCAATATCGCCTACTTCCACGGCAATTTCATCCCCGTGCGCGACCCGCGCTTCAACTGGAAGCAGCCCGTCGACGGCAGCGACGCGGCCACGGAATGGCAAGGGCTGCACACGGTGGCGCAGACCATCACCCTGTTCAATCCGAAGAATGGCTGGATACAGAACACCAACAACTGGCCGTATTCGGCGGCCGGCGCCTGCAGCCCGCGCCAGGGCGATTACCCCGCCTACATGTCCGTGTACGGCGAAAACGCGCGTGGCCTGCACGCCGTCAAGGTCTTTCAAAATAAAACAGGTTTTACCCTCGACAGCCTGATCGCCGCGTCCTACGACAGCGAACTGACGGCGTTCGAAGCGCTGCTGCCGCCGCTGTTTTCCGCATACGATGCACTGCCGGAGAACTCTGCGCAAAAGCTGGCGCTGGCCGATAAAATCGCCTTGTTGCGGGCGTGGGACTTGCGCTATGCGCTGACGTCCACCGCCACCTCGCTGGCCGTGTTCTGGGGCCAGGAGCTGGCCGAGCTGACAGGGAAACAGGCGCGGGAACTGGGCGTGCCGGTGGTCGACTTCATGGCCACTGACAAGGTCAGTGCGGACCAGCGCCTGGCCGCGCTGGCAACGGCGGCCGATAAACTGCAGCGCGATTTCGGCCACTGGCAAACACCGTGGGGCGAGATCAACCGCTTTCAGCGCCTGACGGGCGACGTGGTGCAGCCGTTTGACGATGCGCGACCGAGCTTGCCCGTGCCTTACGCCTCGGGCAACTGGGGCGCGCTGGCCGCGTATGGACAGAGCAGCAAGAGCACCACGCGCAGGATTTACGGCGAGCGTGGCAACAGCTTTGTCGCGGCCGTGGAATTCGGTTCGCGCATCAAGGCGAAAAGCATCCTCGCCGGCGGCCAGAGCGGCGACCCGACATCGCCGCACTTCAAGGACCAGGCGGCCATGTACGCGCGGGGCGAGTTCAAGGAAGTGTTGTTTTATCCCGAGGATGTCGCGAAGCACCTGGAGCGCCGGTACCGGCCGGGGGAGTGA